In the genome of Montipora foliosa isolate CH-2021 chromosome 3, ASM3666993v2, whole genome shotgun sequence, one region contains:
- the LOC137998015 gene encoding 5-hydroxytryptamine receptor 4-like: MESENVNGEQTFNSASPEIRIALITTVVVVSFIILAGNLLTVVSILCFTKRKSTFSFLLVTISLIDILNILGPNVVSLFVFFDKGNNFYKYFTLCRLQAWSIVFLRCAATLAITLLGLDRFFITLTPRFYRKQWKGKLFVAFFFGKWIISAFIATWPLLWLDGFHVSKDTGYTFCLFLYENPVAGFFVVFLMCLLLVSCLCFYAIFSTSNKGSFSTKLRKDDGFSFSAKQREVSHLANPTDNKDLTILAALVVAVYFCCLLPWVIAITLGTLSVDYPSLFGLCALQLPLVSSLLNPFIYGIRWLPYRRAYHRALRWPCTKCCNRKFQKSSRSRSHNFNCITSAGHSFWISDGFVEADGDHENAFHVLFSSTSYIKPLDFNLDELEMFEQNSRYTNMAPLSLSNGQKPITMKDTTWRAGGNHFQNILDFIEAKTGENHITRNNKCANEADIPSAETRQNHTSAYTQSVHKREPAVPGHASDLELSLFGHNTSDIPSVERCDKQKHSATCSCLGKSKYYPVERKNREMESLMPDAIENLTSRDALPTDVHL, encoded by the exons ATGGAATCAGAGAATGTTAATGGAGAACAAACATTCAACAGTGCATCTCCAGAGATTCGTATTGCTTTAATAACTACAGTGGTTGTAGTGTCGTTCATCATATTAGCAGGAAACCTGTTAACTGTTGTTAGCATTTTGTGTTTCACAAAACGAAAAAGTACCTTCAGTTTTCTTCTCGTCACGATCTCTTTGATAgacattttaaatattttgggACCAAATGTAGTCTCTTTGTTCGTGTTTTTTGACAAAGGAAACAATTTCTACAAGTACTTTACTTTGTGCAGACTTCAAGCATGGAGTATCGTGTTTCTTCGTTGTGCTGCCACATTAGCAATTACTCTTCTCGGACTAGATAGATTTTTCATTACTTTAACACCGCGCTTCTATCGAAAACAATGGAAAGGAAAGTTGTTCGTTGcatttttctttggaaaatgGATAATCTCCGCGTTTATAGCGACGTGGCCTCTGCTGTGGTTAGACGGTTTCCACGTTTCCAAGGATACAGGATATACTTTTTGCCTGTTCCTGTACGAAAATCCTGTGGCGGGATTTTTCGTCGTTTTCCTCATGTGTTTGTTGTTAGTCAGTTGCTTGTGTTTTTACGCAATATTCAGCACATCGAACAAGGGATCATTCAGTACCAAGTTGAGAAAAGATGACGGGTTCAGCTTTTCTGCTAAACAGCGTGAAGTTTCCCACTTGGCGAACCCTACTGACAACAAAGATCTCACTATTTTAGCAGCTTTGGTCGTTGCTGTTTATTTCTGTTGCTTGTTGCCTTGGGTG ATAGCCATTACACTTGGTACTCTTTCAGTGGACTATCCTTCGCTGTTCGGCTTGTGTGCGCTCCAGTTACCACTGGTCAGCAGTCTCTTGAACCCTTTTATATACGGTATCAGGTGGCTTCCTTACAGAAGGGCATACCATCGGGCACTGAGGTGGCCTTGCACAAAATGTTGCAACAGGAAATTTCAAAAATCATCGCGTTCAAGGTCGCATAACTTTAACT GCATCACAAGCGCTGGCCACAGCTTCTGGATATCGGATGGTTTTGTAGAGGCCGACGGTGATCATGAAAACGCTTTTCACGTTCTTTTTAGTAGCACCTCGTACATTAAGCCACTCGACTTCAACTTAGATGAGCTGGAAATGTTCGAGCAAAATTCAAGATACACCAATATGGCGCCCTTGTCATTATCCAATGGCCAAAAACCTATCACAATGAAAGATACGACGTGGCGGGCGGGTGGAAAtcattttcagaatatattGGATTTCATCGAGGCCAAGACGGGAGAAAATCATATAACTAGAAATAACAAATGCGCAAATGAGGCTGACATACCTAGCGCAGAGACTCGTCAAAATCATACCAGTGCATACACTCAGTCCGTACATAAACGTGAACCTGCGGTACCAGGTCATGCAAGTGACCTCGAGTTATCTCTTTTTGGACATAACACTTCAGATATCCCGAGTGTTGAGCGGTGCGATAAACAAAAACATAGTGCTACATGTTCCTGTCTCGGAAAATCAAAATACTACCCTGTGGAAAGGAAAAATCGCGAGATGGAGTCATTAATGCCTGACGCAATAGAGAATCTTACCTCAAGAGATGCACTTCCTACAGACGTACACCTTTAA
- the LOC137995614 gene encoding thyrotropin-releasing hormone receptor-like isoform X3 gives MLNIVNNFIGPHLWTRVSCAAFVTCTYTFRIASVCTITLISVDRAILLTRPLQHHIIVTIGRARKAIVAVWLFSIVLAILPFIGVGHSSFRGGYCFYQLSDFGIMYGYIIIGIGVLQLVLVLMCFIAIKITSSKFVKRQSVMAASKQTGLKNYKRRETAGTRQVKQLSFMMAVVVLLYYFSWLPYLLANLYSMVTGRTDRATVILIGFFSLVNALINPILYGKMSRRYRNGYIYIFKKILSMCGGEKPDATFLDGTRRKGSFVKFSTASALQSNARKSIDFSVREGKLRGENGVSNHHSTSVTGVEFEGSHGQEKPQEDEQERNQKWSLTFANDNTDEDKGIVNPSHLSISLSTFDVELGATIDKDVSLPDDETFDSGL, from the exons ATGCTCAACATCGTGAACAACTTCATTGGTCCTCATCTCTGGACACGGGTGTCCTGTGCCGCGTTCGTTACGTGCACGTATACATTTCGTATTGCTTCCGTGTGCACGATAACTTTGATATCAGTCGATAGAGCCATCTTGTTGACGAGGCCATTGCAGCACCACATCATTGTTACAATTGGAAGGGCAAGGAAGGCGATCGTCGCTGTCTGGTTGTTTTCTATCGTCCTGGCAATTTTACCGTTCATCGGAGTCGGGCATTCAAGTTTCAGAGGTGGTTACTGTTTTTATCAGCTATCTGATTTCGGAATCATGTACGGATACATTATCATTGGCATTGGTGTGCTACAGTTAGTGCTGGTATTAATGTGCTTCATAGCCATCAAGATTACTAGCAGCAAATTTGTGAAACGCCAATCTGTGATGGCGGCTTCCAAGCAAACTGGCTTGAAAAATTACAAGAGGCGGGAAACCGCAGGAACACGGCAAGTCAAGCAGTTGTCATTCATGATGGCCGTAGTGGTGTTGCTTTACTACTTTAGTTGGTTGCCTTACTTG cTGGCAAACCTTTACAGCATGGTAACTGGGCGAACCGACCGCGCAACAGTCATTTTAATCGGTTTCTTTTCTCTCGTAAACGCACTCATCAATCCCATTCTCTACGGCAAAATGAGCCGAAGATACAGAAACGGATACATTTACATATTCAAGAAAATCTTGTCAATGTGTGGAGGAGAAAAACCCGACGCTACATTCCTTG ATGGCACTCGTCGCAAAGGGTCCTTTGTGAAATTTTCAACAGCTTCGGCCCTTCAGTCTAATGCTCGTAAAAGCATTGATTTTTCTGTTCGCGAAGGGAAACTTCGTGGGGAGAATGGAGTATCAAATCATCACTCTACCAGTGTAACAGGGGTGGAATTTGAAGGAAGCCACGGACAAGAGAAGCCGCAAGAAGACGAGCAAGAAAGAAACCAGAAATGGAGCCTTACATTTGCCAACGACAACACTGACGAGGACAAAGGAATCGTGAACCCCAGCCATTTAAGTATATCTTTATCAACATTCGACGTAGAATTAGGAGCAACAATTGATAAAGATGTATCTCTGCCTGACGACGAGACTTTTGATAGCGGTCTGTAA
- the LOC137998016 gene encoding major facilitator superfamily domain-containing protein 6-like, producing MEDEDTKRKAGREISRQSSQDTSQLSSMLYKCYYFLFYIGIGSSFPYIALYFKQLGLTAGQTGAVLGLRFLTKFIGSPIWGILGDKYKVHKVILLASLVSFTAGNLMFIAVQPQKQMCLETRANRTVTKALLFTPNGIVLGQEIGNSSDARNDFANKNFTAFVRKIDEHEIKQIFIIFLTIVLIFQIIGSVDFAMTDALLVVFLRENVKKFGTFRIWGEFGVAVGSFLVGGVISLYKSKVCGEVVENYHISFYFFAGFSTLAIINVLFLEVKYPDDKSSDHPIFNASETFELLCGGNFMIIIIVTCYFGILNGMQENFGPWYLDDLGAQPYMVGVASGLRYCFALLGYISSGMCIDRIGLVSTAAGCLLLYVAVFLGLAFVLNPWLGVVLHSIQGLLYGLGWSSCVVFGGTVSLQSGSYATVQGVIGGVHWGLGACIGVLVSGVIINSIGIPKTFFMYAMTSVAVFVFLVLSHWWIRSREQKEEADQAGYQLVSQNKGGDE from the exons ATGGAGGACGAGGATACCAAGCGGAAAGCAGGAAGAGAAATTTCAAGACAGTCTTCACAAGACACGTCACAACTGTCCTCTATGTTGTATAAATgttattatttcttattttacatTGGCATCGGAAGTTCATTTCCTTATatagctttgtatttcaaaCAACTTGGACTTACGGCTGGTCAAACGGGTGCTGTACTTGGGTTGCGATTCTTAACAAAATTTATCGGCTCACCAATATGGGGAATACTTGGTGACAAGTACAAAGTACATAAAGTTATTCTACTTGCCTCACTGGTGTCATTCACAGCCGGAAACTTAATGTTTATTGCTGTTCAACCACAAAAGCAAATGTGTCTCGAAACCAGAGCAAACAGAACAGTGACAAAGGCATTATTATTCACTCCTAACGGAATCGTACTGGGACAAGAGATAGGCAATAGCAGTGATGCAAGAAATGACTTTGCAAACAAGAACTTCACTGCGTTTGTTCGTAAAATCGATGAACACGAGATCAAGCAAATCTTCATCATTTTTCTGaccattgttttgattttccaaATTATCGGATCTGTCGATTTTGCCATGACAGATGCATTGTTGGTTGTTTTCCTTCGAGAAAACGTAAAGAAATTCGGAACTTTCCGAATATGGGGCGAGTTTGGAGTCGCTGTTGGTTCGTTTTTGGTCGGAGGAGTAATCAGTCTTTACAAATCGAAAGTTTGTGGGGAGGTAGTGGAGAACTACCAtatttcattttacttttttgCCGGTTTTAGCACACTTGCAATAATCAATGTTCTCTTTCTGGAAGTAAAGTACCCAGATGACAAATCATCCGACCATCCCATTTTCAATGCTTCTGAAACGTTTGAGCTTCTTTGCGGTGGTAACTTCATGATCATCATTATTGTGACATGCTACTTCGGTATCCTGAATGGAATGCAAGAGAACTTTGGACCATGGTACTTAGATGACCTCGGAGCTCAGCCATACATGGTCGGTGTCGCATCTGGTCTGCGTTactgctttgctttgcttggTTATATTTCTTCAGGAATGTGCATCGATAGAATTGGACTTGTTTCCACTGCTGCTGGGTGTTTATTACTCTATGTAGCAGTATTCTTGGGTCTCGCCTTTGTCCTCAATCCCTGGCTAGGTGTGGTATTACACAGTATTCAGGGACTGTTGTACGGACTCGGTTGGTCTTCCTGTGTCGTATTTGGTGGGACTGTTTCGTTGCAATCCGGTTCCTATGCCACGGTACAAG GCGTCATTGGAGGAGTTCACTGGGGTCTGGGAGCGTGCATTGGAGTACTGGTCAGCGGTGTCATTATTAACAGTATCGGTATACCTAAAACGTTCTTCATGTATGCTATGACGTCAGTTGCCGTGTTTGTGTTTCTGGTGCTTTCGCATTGGTGGATAAGATCCCGAGAGCAGAAAGAAGAGGCCGATCAAGCAGGTTATCAACTGGTCTCTCAAAACAAAGGTGGCGATGAATAA
- the LOC137995614 gene encoding thyrotropin-releasing hormone receptor-like isoform X2 encodes MLPMGIMFNYRPYRGPWNIADVLIFSLSIADTVNAAIPLQMLNIVNNFIGPHLWTRVSCAAFVTCTYTFRIASVCTITLISVDRAILLTRPLQHHIIVTIGRARKAIVAVWLFSIVLAILPFIGVGHSSFRGGYCFYQLSDFGIMYGYIIIGIGVLQLVLVLMCFIAIKITSSKFVKRQSVMAASKQTGLKNYKRRETAGTRQVKQLSFMMAVVVLLYYFSWLPYLLANLYSMVTGRTDRATVILIGFFSLVNALINPILYGKMSRRYRNGYIYIFKKILSMCGGEKPDATFLDGTRRKGSFVKFSTASALQSNARKSIDFSVREGKLRGENGVSNHHSTSVTGVEFEGSHGQEKPQEDEQERNQKWSLTFANDNTDEDKGIVNPSHLSISLSTFDVELGATIDKDVSLPDDETFDSGL; translated from the exons GCCATGGAACATAGCCGACGTGCTGATATTCTCGCTGTCGATTGCAGACACTGTAAATGCAGCTATTCCGCTCCAAATGCTCAACATCGTGAACAACTTCATTGGTCCTCATCTCTGGACACGGGTGTCCTGTGCCGCGTTCGTTACGTGCACGTATACATTTCGTATTGCTTCCGTGTGCACGATAACTTTGATATCAGTCGATAGAGCCATCTTGTTGACGAGGCCATTGCAGCACCACATCATTGTTACAATTGGAAGGGCAAGGAAGGCGATCGTCGCTGTCTGGTTGTTTTCTATCGTCCTGGCAATTTTACCGTTCATCGGAGTCGGGCATTCAAGTTTCAGAGGTGGTTACTGTTTTTATCAGCTATCTGATTTCGGAATCATGTACGGATACATTATCATTGGCATTGGTGTGCTACAGTTAGTGCTGGTATTAATGTGCTTCATAGCCATCAAGATTACTAGCAGCAAATTTGTGAAACGCCAATCTGTGATGGCGGCTTCCAAGCAAACTGGCTTGAAAAATTACAAGAGGCGGGAAACCGCAGGAACACGGCAAGTCAAGCAGTTGTCATTCATGATGGCCGTAGTGGTGTTGCTTTACTACTTTAGTTGGTTGCCTTACTTG cTGGCAAACCTTTACAGCATGGTAACTGGGCGAACCGACCGCGCAACAGTCATTTTAATCGGTTTCTTTTCTCTCGTAAACGCACTCATCAATCCCATTCTCTACGGCAAAATGAGCCGAAGATACAGAAACGGATACATTTACATATTCAAGAAAATCTTGTCAATGTGTGGAGGAGAAAAACCCGACGCTACATTCCTTG ATGGCACTCGTCGCAAAGGGTCCTTTGTGAAATTTTCAACAGCTTCGGCCCTTCAGTCTAATGCTCGTAAAAGCATTGATTTTTCTGTTCGCGAAGGGAAACTTCGTGGGGAGAATGGAGTATCAAATCATCACTCTACCAGTGTAACAGGGGTGGAATTTGAAGGAAGCCACGGACAAGAGAAGCCGCAAGAAGACGAGCAAGAAAGAAACCAGAAATGGAGCCTTACATTTGCCAACGACAACACTGACGAGGACAAAGGAATCGTGAACCCCAGCCATTTAAGTATATCTTTATCAACATTCGACGTAGAATTAGGAGCAACAATTGATAAAGATGTATCTCTGCCTGACGACGAGACTTTTGATAGCGGTCTGTAA
- the LOC137995614 gene encoding thyrotropin-releasing hormone receptor-like isoform X1, producing the protein MSLSLTIAISNVSLENGTTAASEVLFQINPILGLVVEGVIAFLVCGHFLILTTLTLYRPWNIADVLIFSLSIADTVNAAIPLQMLNIVNNFIGPHLWTRVSCAAFVTCTYTFRIASVCTITLISVDRAILLTRPLQHHIIVTIGRARKAIVAVWLFSIVLAILPFIGVGHSSFRGGYCFYQLSDFGIMYGYIIIGIGVLQLVLVLMCFIAIKITSSKFVKRQSVMAASKQTGLKNYKRRETAGTRQVKQLSFMMAVVVLLYYFSWLPYLLANLYSMVTGRTDRATVILIGFFSLVNALINPILYGKMSRRYRNGYIYIFKKILSMCGGEKPDATFLDGTRRKGSFVKFSTASALQSNARKSIDFSVREGKLRGENGVSNHHSTSVTGVEFEGSHGQEKPQEDEQERNQKWSLTFANDNTDEDKGIVNPSHLSISLSTFDVELGATIDKDVSLPDDETFDSGL; encoded by the exons ATGTCGCTGTCTTTAACGATAGCAATTTCGAATGTTTCTTTAGAGAATGGTACAACTGCTGCAAGCGAGGTTCTTTTCCAGATCAATCCCATTTTGGGTTTGGTAGTGGAAGGAGTAATTGCGTTCTTAGTTTGTGGACACTTTCTAATTCTCACAACACTTACCTTATACAGGCCATGGAACATAGCCGACGTGCTGATATTCTCGCTGTCGATTGCAGACACTGTAAATGCAGCTATTCCGCTCCAAATGCTCAACATCGTGAACAACTTCATTGGTCCTCATCTCTGGACACGGGTGTCCTGTGCCGCGTTCGTTACGTGCACGTATACATTTCGTATTGCTTCCGTGTGCACGATAACTTTGATATCAGTCGATAGAGCCATCTTGTTGACGAGGCCATTGCAGCACCACATCATTGTTACAATTGGAAGGGCAAGGAAGGCGATCGTCGCTGTCTGGTTGTTTTCTATCGTCCTGGCAATTTTACCGTTCATCGGAGTCGGGCATTCAAGTTTCAGAGGTGGTTACTGTTTTTATCAGCTATCTGATTTCGGAATCATGTACGGATACATTATCATTGGCATTGGTGTGCTACAGTTAGTGCTGGTATTAATGTGCTTCATAGCCATCAAGATTACTAGCAGCAAATTTGTGAAACGCCAATCTGTGATGGCGGCTTCCAAGCAAACTGGCTTGAAAAATTACAAGAGGCGGGAAACCGCAGGAACACGGCAAGTCAAGCAGTTGTCATTCATGATGGCCGTAGTGGTGTTGCTTTACTACTTTAGTTGGTTGCCTTACTTG cTGGCAAACCTTTACAGCATGGTAACTGGGCGAACCGACCGCGCAACAGTCATTTTAATCGGTTTCTTTTCTCTCGTAAACGCACTCATCAATCCCATTCTCTACGGCAAAATGAGCCGAAGATACAGAAACGGATACATTTACATATTCAAGAAAATCTTGTCAATGTGTGGAGGAGAAAAACCCGACGCTACATTCCTTG ATGGCACTCGTCGCAAAGGGTCCTTTGTGAAATTTTCAACAGCTTCGGCCCTTCAGTCTAATGCTCGTAAAAGCATTGATTTTTCTGTTCGCGAAGGGAAACTTCGTGGGGAGAATGGAGTATCAAATCATCACTCTACCAGTGTAACAGGGGTGGAATTTGAAGGAAGCCACGGACAAGAGAAGCCGCAAGAAGACGAGCAAGAAAGAAACCAGAAATGGAGCCTTACATTTGCCAACGACAACACTGACGAGGACAAAGGAATCGTGAACCCCAGCCATTTAAGTATATCTTTATCAACATTCGACGTAGAATTAGGAGCAACAATTGATAAAGATGTATCTCTGCCTGACGACGAGACTTTTGATAGCGGTCTGTAA